The region GAGAGTCTCTTagacaaaaaaacacaaataacaacATAAAATAACTGTGCAGCAATCTTCGAAATCAAACATTTGATTGAGCTTAATATACTATGGTCAAGCTCTAAACAACCAGGAGTGCAAGCAGCACGAAAAGTTCCACTCTTCAtagttcaaaataaataaacaccaCAGATGCCCACTCATTGTGATCACCTCTAAgcaaatgtaaaacaaaaagaacTACCTAGGTAATGATGTAACGAGACCATACTCAGGTCACGTTAGCTCACTTTGGCTAATTTGAATGCCAACAACCCCTCTGCCCCTTAACAGAAATGGTATCAAATACAGTGATTCTGTTCTGTAGTTGATTATGGAATGAGAATTTGGACAAACTATTCAAAGAGTAAAATTTTGGTTGGAAGGTGGTCAGGCATCTTCCCTGCCTCCACAATTTGACTTTGGCACGTTACTTTCatatagtgcaatgtttgaatTCAGCcaaatgatgaataaaaaaGGAAGTTGGAACACagaaaaatctaaagaaaattTTTGGCCCAATATCTACACTCAAATATGCATGGTGTGGATCATGCAATGTGACCTTTGATTGCATATGCACGCCACCCAACAAGAAGCACAGTGGTTTTCAAGCTTACCCAAGCTGGGAATACTTTTCCGGCAGCATTGAAGCAACCTTATCTGTAAActgcataaaaaaatcactttagaCAAGCCCAACAAGATAAGCCTTGAACACTTAATACGTTTCAAGTTTGACACTCTGGTTCAATGTCAGTCACTAACCTGAAGAACAGGACGGTATACAGATGCTGCTAGATATATGCCTTGCTCAGGCAAGACAGCAGCAGACCCATAGCCTTCTTGTAACACATTTGGACCCTTCCTGTTCCATCCTTGACGAATGAGATCAACACCTGAATAATTGATAACATGGGGAACCATGAAACTTATGGATTAATCAGACAGGAGCCCATAGCCtatgaaaaacaattctaacaacaaagaaaatgattgaaaaaaagttAACACAGATGAAAACTGAAGCATAATTGGGGATGCGGCCATTGCATCATTGGGGCAAAAAACATGAAGTCACCAGTGACTGTTTTCTTCTAAATCAAGATGAGAGGAGAGTCCCTACTACTATAAGATTGTCATCTAAAGCATGGTTTCAGtaaattctaataaattttcaacGGGCCTAATTTCAAACTATTCAAGATTGTAACAAAGCAGAAACAACAGCATTACAAAAGAATGAATACCAACTACCTTGGTTAGGAATAGATATAGTTGCATCCGTAAAGCGAAAAGCAAAGGCGAGCCCATCTTCTGACCCATCCCTGTAACACGTTAGAATTGGCAGGGCATTACTATACAATCtttctgaaaaaacaaaactgttcagtttttttttatatattaaaaaagaaaagaaaagaaaagaagaatatttCATTCAAAGAGAATGAAACATGATTACATGACACAAGAActagaaaattacaaaataggAGCTTTTCTGACTGGTTGAAAGTGACCTAAAGAAACCCCCTTATAGACCCAAAAGAAAATGTATCATAAAGAAGCAAGGAACACTGTAAGAATTAATGTTACCCACTTTTTTCCCTTGGAAGGGACCTTGCTCGCCAGTCTAGCAGTTTGTACAGAAGCATCTGCAGATGCAGCTTCAGGAGTAGCTCGCAGAATTTCACATATGAGTTGTTGGCATTCACTCTTTCACACAATTATATAaggaaaacaataaataaaaatgagcaAAGGTTTACTACCAGAAAATAGACATTCAAATGCACTGACTTCATTCATCAAGTACCTGTAAGACTGTCAAGGAAAGGCCAATACTGTAACCTCCAGTGACTTGAGATGCTTCAGAATCTGGGCTCCAATTTGCATCTGATGTCAACGACCTTGGTGTGTTCATGTCACCATTCTGAGCAGTTTTTACTTCCAGAAGCTCTCCAACAATGACATGATTCTCTAGACCAACAAAGGTGTCAAGGgtaaatgtattttttcaaatcatattaataaaGATGGCAGCCAGTAGCCTACCAAATATTTGAACAACAATGTCCAAAATTGAATCAAGAAGCTCTTTTGCAGCAGCCTGTGCTTTCCCTGTGGGAGCCATCACTGGTGAGACAGGGCTTACTGCCAATAGTGTCCGTGACAATGACATCCCATTCTGACACTTCTGTTTTGACAACTGGTAGCTTTCTAGTTGTCCTTTCACAGAATGAAGACCTCTGGCTTGGGCATTTTGGTCATTGCTAGACCTTGAAGAGTTGACAAGTTCTGAATGAGCTTTTATCTTGGAAGTGATGATGTCATGAATTGTAGGACGCAACCTTTGgctgttgagaaaaaaaaagggcaaagaATGTCATATACTCTCTCCAAGCACTAACTAGTTCTATATGAGCATGAATAGAATTGTAAGATGACTTAAACATTCAATAAGACAATGCTTCTTTTGGTTTTGTATAACTAGACAAGGAACATAACCATGCCAATAATGTATACAAGAAAACTGAACATGAGACAGAACTTCCCTTGATAAATGTTGTTCAAATACATATCCGGTCATTAAAGgggaaaggaagaaaataaaataaatagcataaCAAATTCATGCCATACACATGGGTGATCATTACTAATTTAGTATAGTTGCAGATATGAAGACCACAGAAATTGGATTTTTTCCCCTTCAGTGGAACATAATACATGAAGTGCACCAGCCAGATAACCAACCATAATATTGCACCAGCAGCTGCAACTTTGCCCAGCATGCAGAGGCACTCAACCATGGTCTGCAAATACTTCACATGAAGTGGAGCATCactctttttaataatttcctGCATGCAAATGTAAAAACCAGCACTTCATCccagagaaaatgaaaataaccaCCACAAATTCAACACGAGTGTGGTTTTTAAGTATAATGTTCATACAATAAATTCATCTGGAGTAGAATTTGAAAGCCAACTTGGTATTTGATGAGAAACAATTTTAATGTCCTTCATGTTCCCATTGCCACCATTTGCTCTCATTGATCCAATGTGCCCATCGGGTGTTGCCTCATCAGATATATCAAGATCCTCATCAGGACCATCAAATGAACTGTGAAGGAAGATAGACATGAATGGTcagaaaataataacaaataacagCTGATCACTACAaaataaacacttaaaaaaatcttatacatATCCATGAATGCTGAATCTTGAAAATCTTCACAATTTGCACTTCTATTGAAAATATGAAACCAATTTGAAAACACCCCCCAAAGTGATGGAATGAGAATAGCtgaaatgaactggaaaatttTGCCTAAAGGATATTGACTTCATAAGTGACAATTAATAAGCAGGAAACAAAGTGGCCACGATAAAGCTATGAATTACTCAATCTAAAAGTAACCAATTGAAAACTTGAAAACTTAACTAGAACATCAAAAGGCATATGGGGTCCAAACAATTTGACTTGATGATGTGAGCGAGCATTTAAGAGATCAGGAAAGCACATGATTGTTCAAAGGAGGAACAAACACAAACAATCTATTTCTAAACTTAGGAATCATTTCTCATTTCATAGACATGAAAAATGGAATGTCATGAGTAAGAGAGAATTAATGAGCAGGGGAAGTACAAAGCAAGGGGAGAACAGCACTGAATTATGAAGAAAGTTATTCTTACCTTCCATCAATAGAGCTTGGCCTGTATGATCCATCAGCAAAGCTATGATTGTCACCTTTCATCAACTTCGTTCTTCGAGATAGAGATTGTGAATTGCTCATAGTAAAAGTAACAGCTACGGTAGTCGGCAATTCATCATATCTCTCATGCATGCTTGAGGCAACTGAGCTGCagaaaataatcaaactaaTATAAGGAAATTCAattgcagaaaaaaaaaggtctcaaATTATAGCTTGCATTAACATTCAAAAGATCAACAGTTCCAGCAAACTTAAGAATCACAACAGAGAGAGAAGCTTTCTTAAAAATGTCATCACTTTTCTTTAACATTATAAAAGAGAAGCTCCCAGTATAAAACACATGATCTATGTGATATAAGCAAGAACAAGCATCACTCTCCACACGCAATATAGGAGAGGGTATAAATTGGCAAACAaaaggcaaataaaaataaagcacaaAATGCCATCAAAATTCTATTTACCCATGTTCTCCCTTGTTGTAAAGATGTGCATGCAAATCCTCCAAAACTTTATAGAAGAGAACTCCTCGCAGCTTTGTCAGCTCAGATCGCACATCTTGAAGAGCACCAACCTGAGAGACAATAATCATAGTAAATTCGAAGTTCCCAAAATACCAATTACATGACATATTAAGGTCAagtcagcaaaaaaaaaataataatcaaaaacaTGTACAAAAACCCCATGTTGAAATCCTGAACCAGTGTTAAGCGAAATTTGACCTTCATAGAAAGGATATTGCTTCCATACCTCCAAAAGTATTGTATTACAAGTCAAACAAATCTCAAAGCTAGATTTTGACAATTATAACAAGAATGGTGcgtgataaaaaaacatttgttggACATCCATAATAAGCAGTGTAGAGCCAGTAAATAATCACCAACAACCTATGATGTCCTAAGTCACCACCATCAAATCTAGGAATCGGAAGCAATATGAGATAAAATAGAACTTTAACTTAAACCAAACAAACAATAAAGGACATGGACCATTCTCATGAGCTAATTACAGGAAGTTTGACAACCCACCGTTTGAAGACTTTCTCGCTCAAGCATCAATGATGAGTGAGCATGCAATTGAACTGCTGCATAAAATTGCTTTTCAGCAATGAGTTTCTCAATACGAGCCGGAAcctaagccaaaaaaaaaagcagcagtAGATTGGTTCTAGAACATCAAAATACGTGACATGGAAATAGTTCTGCCATGAACACTGTTATGCTAATGAATTGTAGCGTGGTAGTAGAGCAAATCCTTTCATTATGCAAATCATTTACAAAATCTGCTGGGAAATTTAGACCAACCTTAGCAATGCCTTCAATTTGATCTAAAAGAGAGATTATGTGTCGTAGTGTAACAGACCGATACCACAACTGATGCAATTGCTTATTCCGGTTACCAAGACGTTTCTTTGCTTCAGCCAAATCAATCTTTAATGCAGTGATACTTTCAGCAGATTCACTGAATAACCGCAAGATctggaagaaaaattaaaaaaatgataatcaagaATAGACACCAGCTCTTTTTTGTCAAATTCCAGAGAAGTGAGATATATGATAATCCTTTATGAGGTTATGAGTAAATCTAGTCCCATGGAACTTGTGATGAAATCATCACAATCTAGCATACAATTTCACTCACTCCTCCTATGGACGATCACCCTCAATTCTTTATCAACCAATcatttatcacttttttttatgaagaagcATTTGATCAGGCTTTTACATCATAAAAGGGAAATTTTAGGAATAATACAAGCAacaatttagaagaaaaaagtgAATGAAGTTAGGAATTTCTTGATATAGAAATAggtaaaaacatataaaaatatgtaatcTAAAGCAACTGAGTGGCCATTATAACAAGGGGCAGCTGGATCACAATCTTCATCTGTGGGAAACAAGTCTGGAAACATGTTTGGCTAGAGAATTGTTATTTTTGGatgataaactttgaaaatcAACAGCTTCAACAGTGAGAAAGCTACTGatataaattttacttgaaCATCTactgaaatcaacaaaaaattacTATATAATGCACAAA is a window of Populus nigra chromosome 10, ddPopNigr1.1, whole genome shotgun sequence DNA encoding:
- the LOC133704914 gene encoding exocyst complex component SEC8-like isoform X1 — its product is MGIFDGLPVPSDKAYLREELSRIDESWAAARFDSLPHVVHILTSKDREAEAQVLKEQSDVVEDVVDEVVQSYHSGFNKAIQNYSQILRLFSESAESITALKIDLAEAKKRLGNRNKQLHQLWYRSVTLRHIISLLDQIEGIAKVPARIEKLIAEKQFYAAVQLHAHSSLMLERESLQTVGALQDVRSELTKLRGVLFYKVLEDLHAHLYNKGEHGSVASSMHERYDELPTTVAVTFTMSNSQSLSRRTKLMKGDNHSFADGSYRPSSIDGSSFDGPDEDLDISDEATPDGHIGSMRANGGNGNMKDIKIVSHQIPSWLSNSTPDEFIEIIKKSDAPLHVKYLQTMVECLCMLGKVAAAGAILCQRLRPTIHDIITSKIKAHSELVNSSRSSNDQNAQARGLHSVKGQLESYQLSKQKCQNGMSLSRTLLAVSPVSPVMAPTGKAQAAAKELLDSILDIVVQIFENHVIVGELLEVKTAQNGDMNTPRSLTSDANWSPDSEASQVTGGYSIGLSLTVLQSECQQLICEILRATPEAASADASVQTARLASKVPSKGKKDGSEDGLAFAFRFTDATISIPNQGSVDLIRQGWNRKGPNVLQEGYGSAAVLPEQGIYLAASVYRPVLQFTDKVASMLPEKYSQLGNDGLLAFVENFVKDHFLPTMFVDYRKGVQQAISSPAAFRPRAHTVAPYTPSIEKGRPVLQGLLAIDFLAKEVLGWAQAMPKFAGDLVKFVQTFLERTYERCRTSYMEAVLEKQSYMLIGRHDIEKLMRFDPSSACLPNSVGESNMVNSASDAESLEIESELNELLFNLRPIKQENLIHDDNKLILLASLSDSLEYVADSIERLGKITSRSPNQVADKGKTLASFADDYRKLAIDCLKVLRVEMQLETIFHMQEMTNRVYLEDQDAEEPDDFIISLTAQITRRDEEMAPFVAGAKQNYIFGGICSVAASASIKALADMKSINLFGVQQICRNSIALEQALAAIPSIDSEAVQQRLDHVRTYYELLNMPYEALLAFITEHEGLFTAAEYINLLKVNVSGRETPPDAQDRVLYILSH
- the LOC133704914 gene encoding exocyst complex component SEC8-like isoform X2 codes for the protein MGIFDGLPVPSDKAYLREELSRIDESWAAARFDSLPHVVHILTSKDREAEAQVLKEQSDVVEDVVDEVVQSYHSGFNKAIQNYSQILRLFSESAESITALKIDLAEAKKRLGNRNKQLHQLWYRSVTLRHIISLLDQIEGIAKVPARIEKLIAEKQFYAAVQLHAHSSLMLERESLQTVGALQDVRSELTKLRGVLFYKVLEDLHAHLYNKGEHGSVASSMHERYDELPTTVAVTFTMSNSQSLSRRTKLMKGDNHSFADGSYRPSSIDGSSFDGPDEDLDISDEATPDGHIGSMRANGGNGNMKDIKIVSHQIPSWLSNSTPDEFIEIIKKSDAPLHVKYLQTMVECLCMLGKVAAAGAILCQRLRPTIHDIITSKIKAHSELVNSSRSSNDQNAQARGLHSVKGQLESYQLSKQKCQNGMSLSRTLLAVSPVSPVMAPTGKAQAAAKELLDSILDIVVQIFENHVIVGELLEVKTAQNGDMNTPRSLTSDANWSPDSEASQVTGGYSIGLSLTVLQSECQQLICEILRATPEAASADASVQTARLASKVPSKGKKDGSEDGLAFAFRFTDATISIPNQGVDLIRQGWNRKGPNVLQEGYGSAAVLPEQGIYLAASVYRPVLQFTDKVASMLPEKYSQLGNDGLLAFVENFVKDHFLPTMFVDYRKGVQQAISSPAAFRPRAHTVAPYTPSIEKGRPVLQGLLAIDFLAKEVLGWAQAMPKFAGDLVKFVQTFLERTYERCRTSYMEAVLEKQSYMLIGRHDIEKLMRFDPSSACLPNSVGESNMVNSASDAESLEIESELNELLFNLRPIKQENLIHDDNKLILLASLSDSLEYVADSIERLGKITSRSPNQVADKGKTLASFADDYRKLAIDCLKVLRVEMQLETIFHMQEMTNRVYLEDQDAEEPDDFIISLTAQITRRDEEMAPFVAGAKQNYIFGGICSVAASASIKALADMKSINLFGVQQICRNSIALEQALAAIPSIDSEAVQQRLDHVRTYYELLNMPYEALLAFITEHEGLFTAAEYINLLKVNVSGRETPPDAQDRVLYILSH